In the genome of Hevea brasiliensis isolate MT/VB/25A 57/8 chromosome 14, ASM3005281v1, whole genome shotgun sequence, the window TATCTGCAGAAATTAATGAAACGTGTATTTGGATTTTCCATAACTCTCAAGAAATAGCAAAAATGCAGAAAACAAGAAGAAGCTTTTGCTTTCctattctctctccctctctctctcactctcttatTTGAACTTCAGCAACAATGAAACAGGAGCTAAAACATTAGTGATTGGgttttgtaatgtgaattagagGTGGGGTTTCTGTGAAACACCACGTGAAGATCCcactttagagagagagagagagagagagacggaaTCTTTGTATTTGGAGACAAATTGTCAGTGGAAAGCAATGAGTTGTTGCAGAGAGGTGGGAGAGAGGCTCTTCTCCTCACACGAAGAGCCTAACggctagttttttttttcttaatcttCCCCTCTTCTCAATGAACGTTATTTTGACCAGTTTTCATTCATGTGTTATCTAAGCTGTTCTTTTATTGCTTGAACCGCGCCCCTAACGGCTATCTACTTTAAAGATCCAACATAAAACAAGTATGAAGCGGGCAACGTAACAAATTTAAAAAGACTATAACACCCCTAGTAGATTGCTATATTACCGTTGATTACATGAGGGCTTGTTGTGATAATACAGACAAAGGGCATGGCCTTTTCTGAGAATTTTGTTTAGTGCTTTATTCGAGGATAACAATAATATGACATGTCCTTGTCTGTTAATAGGTGAACACAAGATCCCTGACAAGTAGtgggcttatttatttttattatttaaactattttaaatatgttaattaaaaattattaaaaaatatttttaaaattataattaaaatacaaccatgataatattacatatttatttatttgtttttttcaGTGGACACATTTAATTATGTTATTTAATAATAAAGAATttgatataataaaattataattacataatttaatcaattatatttaaaatagtgataattaaattaaatatttattataaaatttatattaaatgaatatattaattattttaattatatatatatatatacaatttaattaatgCATTGAATTATTTTACTAAAAATGATGTATGGGGTGTGTGGGGAGGGTGAGCTAAAAGCTTGCAATGATGAAGTGAGGATAGGATTTGGAAAGGTGGTTTGGCCTTTTGTTGAAAGGGAGTGGTAAGTGAGAAAGACtagtcatcatcatcatcatcttggTGTTATCTCATGTGAAAATGGGAGAGGTGGTCCATATTTGAAGGAAACTTAATTTTCAGCTTCTTTGTATGGACCTTCATTTATACTTGCTTAGACATCCAAATTTGGCAAAAAATCAATCTACTTATTGGGTTGGGTTGGGTAGTTGAGCTGGGTTGGGCTGGGTTGGGTTGGTTTGGGTAGTTGAGCTGGGTTGGGCTGGGTTTTTCCAATCTAGCCTGATTCTCCAATGAAAATATAATAGCCTAAGCTCAACAAATTCttttgttaaaataaaaatatataataatttatctatttatatttttttaaattaaagtgaatttgaaatggaaTCACACCCATTTCCATCCCATTGTCACTAAAGATGGGAATTTATTACCCTTCAAATTCTCATCAAAATCAAATTATGTATGCTCTATTTGGAATCtagaattttatataaatttaattaatttgatttttttaataattttcatttaaaaatgaaagaattcaatttttttatttaaaaaaaataaatatcaagTATAATTATGTaagaatttatttaaattcttttcttataaataatttatttcaaataaagtcatagtataattattttcatatttgGTATTAACATgtctaaaatatttattttactcataaaattttatttcatgtaaattcaattataatttaatttgggaTTGGAGTCAAATTGAAGTCATCAAAATtgaattgattaaaatttattttaaactgAATCAAAATAGACTGATTTGGTCCAATTCCATActataatcaatttttttttcttttttaaaatgtaaattttaaaaatttcaactTTTGGACATACAAAACTTAATTTTCAGCTTCTATATGTGACCCTTCATTTACTTATGCTTAGCCATACAAATTATGCAAATATCAATTTATTGAGTTGAGTTGGATTTCTAAAATATAGCCTATAATTTTTCATAAGAAAAATTGGTcacttaattttaataaaattaaaataaaatactaatatgtaattttatatatttatattttttaaaattagagTGATAATTTATACATCATCACTAACAAGATGGAATTAATTGCCATTGAAATTATCATGAAAAACATATCAAATATTATCATTTTCATATTTGGCATTATCATGtctgattttattaattttacatGTATGACAACAAATGTATTGAATCCCAACAATCCTCAAATTACATCACTCATCCTCATCGTCActtgtttttataaaaataaaaaaatatttcttaaaaaatataaaataatatattataattaattatttatataaaaaataatataaataatttaaaaatataataatactaATCAAGCATGTAATTGTCAATAAGCAGACTGCACACTCCATCTATCTAACTCCATTCTTCCGGGTACACGAAGGTCCGAGGAAAGGTCTACACGAGTCCACCGACGCTCAATGGACAGGTATTTTTCACCTAtgtgatgaaaagaaaattaaattttcaaaaattaaaaaaggcACTGAAGTTCATCAACACCGTCCATTTGACATCAACCGCAACAACTCCAGCCATCATCACCGTTCAACTTCTACAATACGACTTCGCAACACATGCAATCCTCTCCCTTCGGATCCCCAAAATTAGTTCTTTCCAGCAAACGCTAAACCTGGATTTTCTGTGTCTGCGGTAATATCCTTCAACGAGAGACTTCCGGTCATCTTGCCTACACGCGCCATCAGAAATGGCTGCCCCAACTATCCCGATCTCAAATCCCCAGTCCCAATCACAACCCCCAATCGCCACCCCCGCCTTCCGCGCCTTCATCTCACTCCTCTCCTCCTCGATCCGTCATGGTTTATCTCAGCGCCGCCCTTGGTCGGAACTCGTTGACCGGAACTCCATGGCCCGACCTGATTCCCTCTCCGAAGCCGCCTCCCGGATCCGGAAAAATCTATCTTATTTTAAAGTCAATTATATTACCTTTCTTGCAATTGTACTCGCTTTCTCCCTCTTGTCTCACCCTTTCTCTCTCCTCGTCCTTCTCTGCCTCCTCGCCGCTTGGATCTTTCTCTACCTCTTTCGACCGTCGGATCAGCCTGTTGTCATTTTCAGTCGAACCTTCTCAGATCGTGAAACCCTAGGTGTGTTGGTGGTGTTGACGATTGTGGTGGTGTTTTTGACCAGCGTTGGCTCGCTTCTGATATCTGCTTTGATGGTTGGATTGGCCATCGTGTGTGCCCACGGTGCATTTAGGGTTCCTGAGGATCTGTTTCTGGATGATCAAGAGCCTGCAAACGCTGGATTCCTCTCTTTCCTCGGTGGTGCCGCCTCCTCAGCTGCCGCAGCAGCAGCTCCCGCCGTTGCCTCCCGTGTGTGACGCGGACTCCGTCAACTGTACGGCCTCCCACTTTGACTAGTGTTTTAGTATATTTCTTGTAAGGggtgaaaattcaaaatttttttccgATCTAAAAAGCAATTGGATTACAGTTTTGTAGATTATTCTAAGATTTGATGCAATCTTAGATCTGATTAATTGATTATGCGTatcttggaattgattttgttatCTGTGTGCAAGATGTTTGATTGATCTGGATAGTGCCTTATTTGAGTATAGTTTCtttggatttgatttttgttttcaGGCCTTAACAAGGCCTTTTTATGTTGAATGAGATTTTGCTATGTTAGTGCAAGAGACCATGAGAGCAGAGTTTTAACTTTAGAATTTGGATTATAATATGGTAATTTTGGTTTAGGTTTGTATTTCTGTTGTGTCTATTAAACTCTACTGAAGATTTATCAACTTATGCCAACTGGGTTTGGCTCAAATGTTACACCTTAGGTGGGTTTTTATGGATTTGAAGAATATGCTTGATGATATTGAGATATATTCATCCAATTCAATTGTTGCAGTAGTTATTGGGAATAATCTACACAAGACTATAGTGCCTGGATTCTATTGTGTTGAAATATTGCTTGACAAGTCTAGTAGAAACTAGAGACATAAGGATCCATATCATGAGAAACTAGACATATGTCATTATGTTGATAAATTCATTGCTTGAGTTTAGGAATGGACATTAGATTTAGAAGGGAAGTGCCTGCTTTCATACTGGTTTATGGGACTTAGCATGTTTCATGTGTCATGTTTTATGCATTTAAATGGTTATTGTTTCATGGTAATTAAAAAGAATGTTGGTTGACCTATATTATTTGAAGCAGCATGTTCATATAAATATAATTGACAAAACTTTGACATTGTTGGAATCCCATAGTTATAACTTTGACATTGTTGGAATCCCATAGTTATAGGAAATTAATTTAGTTTCTGTATGACTCTAGGACTAGTTAATGTGTATATAATAGCTATGCACAAAACCTTTTTCcattgagaaatatattagaaAATTGTCTCCAAAACCTCTGGTTTCATCTTGCCTGGATTCTATTCTATTTATATAATCTCCTTTGGAAGATAATATGCGCACGTCCTTAACCTGAAGAAGATACACTAACATTCTGTTTGCATTGCAATCTAAATTGTATGATTTGGGCAATGCATGCATTATTGGCCAATGGACATTAACTTGCTTGGAACAAACACTCTTCTGGTATAATTTTAATTGTGGCATAGTCATGGTGGCGGTAGTCTGGTAGATGCCACATCTTTTGGTATGGAATAGACCTTTACAGTTAAATGTGGCTACAAGAGTGTGTGCTTGATGAACTTCTTTTTGGTAAATGTGGACATCGGAAGATAACTTCTTCTCCAACTGGGAGGAGGGTAAGTAACTCAACATACAGGAAAGGGAGTTTTGACAGAAAGGACTGTGCCACCTGTATTCTGCTTGATTAACATATCTCCATCTGTGATTGATGAACATCGACACTACAAGTtcatagattttgtgatgggaatGGCTTAGCTTGATGGGAAATAGACGGCCTGATATCAATATAGATTTATAGTTACATTTCTAATACTAGAAATTCTATGCTTTGTTTGATTCATGGAATGGAATACAACAATGTTGAAATAATTGTTCTATGGTTTGGGTAGAATTTTGTATTTAACAAGTTTTAAAAATGCTTTTATGAGATAGACATTGATTGATATCTGAATGTGCCAAGTATATGCTTCCAAACTAAGAATACTGATAATACAGAAATAGCCATCCTTCCGATTGACAGTGATAATCAGCAAGATGGCCACAAATAATTGGGAACCGTCGTCATTTCCTAGTTAGGAAATTTACCCACTCTTGTTCGTTAAACATCGTTGATGAGAAACTGCTGTGAATGGTTCTATCAACCTTTCCCATAATCTTACATCACtaaaataaaacttttttttttaatttataaaaataaaaagtattttattaattagaaatggaGTACACATtaacatattatatttttataaaaataaaattaatcactcaaaataatgtaaaaaatttaaaagacaTAATAGTATTGAAAGAGCGTAAACATTAGCTAATAGACGAGATGTGTGTGTTCTACTCTTGAATTTCAGACCTTTTATGAGTTTTATtagataatttttaaatttaactattctAACAAAAAATTTACACCTCATAAAAGTACTCTTatcaatcaatatatatatatatatatatatatatatatatatatatatcacaacaatacataataattcctttaaaagagaaaatatcACTAAAAACTCAATCCAACAATAAGGACAGATTTAGGATTTattcattcaaaaattgaaaTCTTAAACGGAGATAAATCTAAGAGTTGTtaggaaaaaaaaatcttaaacagAGATAAATCTAAGAGTTATtaggaaaaaaaatcaaaagacaAAAAAGAGAGGGATTGCCACTACTGATCACCTAAAAAGGAGGAGatgaaaagaaagaaaggaaaaaagaatGAGAAAATTAAGGGAGAAGAAAAAGTTTCTAGGGAAAAGTATGAGGTTTTTTAAAATTAACTTCTTATAAGAAGGAAAATTTGTTAGAAATAAGGCCATCCTAACTTAGGATACTCACTCCAATGCatcatttctttcaaaaattgCACATTATCGACATAATTATCCTACAAGGATCGAATAGTTTCCATCAATTCCAGGCCATCTGCTTCAATTCTAAACCATCGTTTACTACCACCTCTAGACaacatcataaccaattttagcATATTTATCTTTAAATTGTTGGATTAgtatcacgacccaaaattctgagctgtgaccggcgcataatttaagtattcttaaatcatgcaggccttatcagagtatcttgaataaatatattatcacttactaatctcaaaaatagacaaaatccaaaaatATCTCATAAATAAACTgcagagtctctacagatttcaaataaaaacttaaaccatccaataaactaaactaattattggcCCGAAGaaatatgaattcgggcatactatgagaacaaatcaaaaatTGAccgtctccagaaaatggactgaatatttggatcaactGTAGAATTCTACTGAtatgaaacagataacagacagagaaaacgtgatttaagctaatgctcagtgaatgataattatagcacacaacgaaacaggaacaggcagacgcttgattaatttcgcaATAAATTTTCTACCCAATAAAATCAtactcatgctatcaaaatcattaataaaataatttcataaattatataaataaaagaaattcattcaataaaaattgtaTGGTacggtgcaccagggtgatgataccccacatcaccaaaggctagatggtaagcgcgctaccaaatattagataccttcctcctccttcacagatatcaatgcatacgatactaatgcaaactataaactgcaatgatgcatgactcgacaatgcaacctaataccgtgatagtccacacagtacggccagataacagaaacagatactaggCATAggtatcaattcaaaacaaaaaaaatcaatttgtataaataaattaaaatcaataaaaaatttcagacagcaaataataactgatagtgcaatttgaatagtttatttcaataatttcagagagtcaataagatcaaatcaatctcaaatcaattcagtgtaacacatcggtaaattttattgtcaaatattaatcaatataaatacattaaatgtcTGTTCTCGaaatcctaatggctctaattcagagatagttgacaaaattaattatttaatcaaaatcgaaataaaattcaataataaaataaaactctagaaaatcacatgtaaaataattgttaaaatattaatttaaaatttcatttaataacaaacttaatgctaagaaattttaaaagggactaaaacggtgccatatactataattaccacttatCTGGAACcttcaagacaatagttattttcaatggaagagagacaatttaaaatataaaagaaaaatattaaataataataaaataaaataactttaatatatatatatatatatataatctaaattcaaGGTTACTATTAATCATGATCAATCTAATTCAATACCAATGgtcaaagagaaaataaaattctagagtagttgtaacaaatcaagaaaagaaaataaaatcaaattcatcaattattgaacaaagaatgagaatttttatcttgaaaatagaatcgaaagtgatgaatagagaagtaaaaatttagggattctctgtgcacatcagattataaatcgtatatatatatatatatatatatatatatatatatatatatatatatatatatatatatatataacaataattaaaagataatgaaaatacctgttgagagtatttgatagaaaaatgaGGTGACAAACAAGTTttaagagcaaagtttagcagaaaagatgattagggtatatatacaTTTCAAGAGTTTTATTAgatgtagaatgggataagacttattattgaattgggttgttcagattgcagatatatatttaatttcaaaataatatatatatctaaaaataaataaacaggtCATCCaataaaaatatatgtataaaaatatatgtatattttttttgtaaatatattaaattattgttaactaattaaaataaaataataataaataataaatatatatgggtttccacatacttccccccttaaaaaaaattcggtccccgaatttgaatagacaaaattctaacctgaagaatcaaataagtgaggatatttggctcgcatttcagattctaccttccatgtggcctcactacttgagtgattatgccacaagactttgaccaaagccacttccttagactgAAGTTTTCTAATTTGTccatctaaaatctttactggttgctcctcatatgaaaTATGATCCCTAAATTATATGGTCTGAGGTtgcaaaacatgagatggatctggtacatactttctaagcatgaagatatggaaaactggatgtacatgtgcaaaaccaggtgaaagggctaaacggtaagcaactgctccaattttctttaaaatttcaaatggaccaacaaaacaaTGACTAAGCTTCCCCTTCTTCCTAAACCTCATGATTCTTTTCCTAggtgaaactctcagaaatacatgatcaccaaccaTAAACTCTAAATCTTTACTCTTAGGGTCAGtataacttctctgtcgactttgagtagtcaaaagtcgatcacgaattagtcgaaccttctctgaagttaattgtatcaactctagtctagtaagccttctttctccaacttcatcccaacaaatcgatggcctacactttcgaccatataatgcctcatatggtgtaacaccccaaatttttaaatttattattttgcgagtaatattaatattttattttatttaaattttaggaaattatttgaaatttttcggattttctaAATCGAGTTTAATTTcctaaaaatataaaactttgatgatttttaaaaattaatttaaagaccatgtggcaaaactaaaaatatatttggattctacgaatttttctgagttttctagaattttttcgaaatttttgggcctctttTTCGattccaaggcagagtaaaaatttaaaattttgtatcatgaatcagaccgatcgaatcgaaccagaccggatcggaccggtcgaattggactggtcttttcttttcttcttcttcccttccccacACGTCCCGAccactcttcctctctctcccgctttctctctcctccctcctccccaggcCACGCCGCCGCCTCCTCAGCCTCCCCACCTCACCGGCACGCCGCCCCAGCCTTCCTCCACAGCCGGCCAGCCTTCCAGGCGGCCAAAAACGACGCGCAAAGAGGTGCGACGTGCAGCGCACTGTTTCTGCTTCCCAGCCGAAATTCAGTCGATCCGACCatcgattgggccgggtcttgtgtcaaacaccatctacacctcgagagctttccatagacaccaagaacaccaaaatccatagagcagtttgcccaatttttgttcgggaagttttagcccatttcaatttttgagctagatttctcgcaaatcgtgaaccccacgagaaaaccgagagtaccagagcgctccactcgtcgagagcttcgcgacaatataaatttcaaaatttttcgacatcatttttcggtgggtcgcagaaactttgtagtatttttccgatcattaaatgagcttagaaaatttcgtaaaaattatatactaaccctcgtATTGTGTGCttcatgtaggtaccttcaattcgcgaaaattcgacggttgcccaggtctgtgaattttcggccagacagaccggctaccgaaaaagtcttggaattagatcaagattttggctaccccaccattgtcagacatcccgagcgcgtccccagagtcggaatcggcataggtaaacccgaaccttgctttttcgtaattttctagtgcttgaattggattaaaaattcataaaatattcgtggtagctcagaaaattataattccttttgcattagcttagtaatgatgctaaggaccgcgaggcagagttttagaatttttagaactcatttgggtagtttttgcaaaatggttaattataaagactaaactgtaattttacatattgtgattgatgactgtttggaag includes:
- the LOC110633539 gene encoding PRA1 family protein B3 → MAAPTIPISNPQSQSQPPIATPAFRAFISLLSSSIRHGLSQRRPWSELVDRNSMARPDSLSEAASRIRKNLSYFKVNYITFLAIVLAFSLLSHPFSLLVLLCLLAAWIFLYLFRPSDQPVVIFSRTFSDRETLGVLVVLTIVVVFLTSVGSLLISALMVGLAIVCAHGAFRVPEDLFLDDQEPANAGFLSFLGGAASSAAAAAAPAVASRV